A single window of Lacerta agilis isolate rLacAgi1 chromosome 12, rLacAgi1.pri, whole genome shotgun sequence DNA harbors:
- the TMPPE gene encoding transmembrane protein with metallophosphoesterase domain: MIFKQLSLETKAAAVAGSVFFSMIASWTFLAERIEEKSLRWLVRLQMLLFVNALMLIGSLHIWRSLVTMFHRSPTPMLSCFTLWKTAVLMFLILAHSSFFTVLLLVAEEPYLFSLAAHTCLGGYILLIFCLFALGSLEQVYKLLLQRQAKMGSASKNAKLPIKPALAVVLTVMLTVLGLLNASQPPAVKSVAIPLHKLPQSMDQLKVVLLSDIHLGPTVGKTKLEMVIKMVRALKPDITVIVGDLTDSDVKGLGHAVKPLGMLNSPLGTYFVTGNHEYYTSDVNSWFEVLKSLNIHPLHNENIKILSPKGRSADWFCLAGVDDIEANAMRYPGHGMDLNKALGGCGTDHAIVLLAHQPLAAKWALQARPDINLILSGHTHGGQIFPLNIAAYFLNPFFVGLYKVGQNTFVYVSPGTLYYGMPMRLGSRAEITEIILRSHSSV, from the coding sequence ATGATCTTCAAACAGTTGTCACTTGAAACTAAGgctgcagcagttgctggaagtgTCTTCTTCTCCATGATAGCATCTTGGACATTTTTGGCTGAAAGGATTGAGGAGAAGAGTTTGAGGTGGCTGGTCAGACTGCAGATGTTACTATTTGTTAACGCCCTGATGCTCATAGGATCGCTTCACATATGGAGAAGCCTTGTGACCATGTTCCACAGATCACCAACTCCCATGTTGTCCTGTTTCACCTTATGGAAAACAGCTGTGTTAATGTTCCTGATTTTGGCACACTCGAGCTTTTTTACGGTTCTGCTGCTTGTTGCAGAGGAACCATATCTCTTTTCTTTAGCTGCTCATACCTGCCTTGGAGGGTACATCCTCCTTATTTTCTGCCTCTTCGCCCTAGGCTCCTTGGAACAAGTTTATAAGCTCTTGCTCCAAAGACAGGCAAAGATGGGAAGTGCCAGTAAAAATGCCAAACTGCCAATAAAGCCAGCTCTAGCAGTTGTGTTGACAGTTATGTTGACTGTTCTGGGACTCCTCAATGCTTCCCAACCTCCTGCAGTGAAGTCAGTAGCGATTCCTCTTCACAAACTGCCACAGTCTATGGACCAATTGAAGGTGGTCCTGCTTTCAGATATTCACCTGGGGCCAACCGTTGGCAAGACCAAACTGGAGATGGTTATAAAAATGGTTAGAGCTCTGAAACCGGATATCACGGTGATTGTGGGTGACTTGACTGATTCTGATGTGAAAGGCCTTGGGCATGCTGTGAAACCTCTTGGCATGCTTAACTCCCCACTGGGAACTTATTTTGTCACAGGCAACCATGAGTACTATACCTCTGATGTCAACAGTTGGTTTGAAGTGCTGAAATCACTAAACATCCACCCTCTGCATAATGAGAATATCAAGATCTTGTCCCCTAAGGGTAGGAGTGCCGATTGGTTTTGTCTGGCAGGGGTAGATGATATCGAGGCTAATGCAATGCGTTACCCTGGCCATGGGATGGATTTAAATAAGGCTCTTGGAGGCTGTGGCACAGATCATGCCATCGTTCTTCTTGCCCACCAGCCACTTGCTGCTAAATGGGCTCTCCAAGCTCGGCCAGATATAAATTTGATCTTGTCTGGGCATACTCACGGAGGGCAGATATTTCCTCTGAATATTGCTGCCTATTTCTTGAATCCATTCTTTGTTGGCTTGTACAAGGTCGGACAAAACACTTTTGTGTATGTTAGCCCTGGGACTTTGTATTATGGAATGCCAATGAGACTGGGAAGTAGAGCTGAAATCACTGAGATAATTCTGCGTTCTCACTCATCAGTATGA